The genomic DNA acctagctgCTCTGCTTTAATGGTATCGCGCTCTCGCTTACTCCCAcgcgaatagacagtgtacgatTGCGTCAAGGCTATTGCGAGTAGCGTGAATCGTGGCGGGGCGCGCGGCGTGCATgtaaacaattgaagctcatacaagtgtcctgagtcgacgctgcatagtgTGGTCGCACGCTCGTCCGCCCCGTCGAACGCTTAGGTCCGAGCGGGCTTAGACTGATAGGTAAAATAGATAATACCGTcaccatagagtatattgaatagtatggtataccagaggtatagagttatcagtcaagatttttgaatgtagcgccatctattattaagttaggACAACTTTCCATGTGACTTTCCAGCAAAGCATGTggaccctttaaacatggaacgccacatatttatggcgggatTTCTAAATAGGTCATTCATCGACcagtcacattattaaatatttcaacGCTAACTTACTTGCCGAAAAACCGCGAAAAAGatgacaataataaaatttacaatttaaatacatgtaattaaccatagaatgccgtttgctagtttgcaggtggtacagcgacatctagcgaaaaacTTAGACGTCAAAaactacttatacattttacgacaacaagtcattacccagtttgcgggggtaacagtgacatctagcgaacaacttgcactacggcatataattgtttttcacgccctctatcgttaattttcctaaacatatcctaagtacatcggatttactatttcctttgactgaaaacaccgtgacCGTCACCTTCTAGCCGCCACTATGTGAAGAGAGTAACGTGGTAATGGTGAATTGGTGATCCGTTCTCAAAAACTTGACATCGATGCCGTACACTGCCAGAACACCAAACAATACTCAACGCATTCGTGTTTGTTGTTTGAGACTCGGTGTTTCCACCATGTGGAAATGctttaacaattttaacttctgattagcagaaacgtctgcaatcgatgccgttaggcttagaataaatttaaaggtggaaaatgtctgccttgggtgagacttgaactcacggcctctggatcgatactccagcgctctgccaactgaccCAAgtgttcaagtctcacccaaggcagacattttccacttttaaatttgctttaacaatgttCGAATAATATATGTTGGTATAGCTTACACAAATGAATGCTTTTATGACATGTATTATATTTGTGGTTCTAATGCGAGATGATGCATAAAGAAAATTGCCCTCCTAAACCACTAGATGTCGCTCAGTGATCACGCGCAGGAGTGTGAATCTCTCGGACCTGAAAAGGACAAGAAGATACATAAAAAGGACGCACTCTACCGAATGAAGGATTGACTATTCAATAATAAGCCAATGTATTATGAAAATCCCAAACCCTTAAAAGGGCGATTCTCTGTAAGCTTGTAATCGGCTGTCCTAGCCGATTTTTTCAAAAAGTActtcaattatttaaataataagcaCGTCTAATAAAACTTTAACCTCGAATCTTTACGGGCCATCATTTTTATAACCATAACTATTTTAAGCGTTTTACTACACGTAATAGCAGCTCTAAAAATATAGTCCCCTGGCTGTCCCCATCACTGTCTTCCCACCTAGAAGTGAAAGttacgaaaaaaatattaaaactaaatacaAGCGGCAGTTAAATCAAAACAatcgaattattaaattatattattgtagtaTAACGAGGTCTGATTAAttggttatttatttaataaagtccAGTAAACTTTGTCCCCAGAATTTGTATACAGTCCCCTGCCTAAAATATTTagccatattaaaaaataaccacTATGTTCGCAAACGTATTTTTGAGTGAAACGAAACGCGATCGCTGTGAAGTTGGTTACCATGCCTAATGCGGCGGCGAGACGCCATTTTGTTTAGTGTCAGAGCATCACTTGTGAGGTGAACCCGCGTTTGGACCGCTGCCACACCCAGTCCCCTGGTAAAAGAAATTTTTATTTCTGTTGAGATTTTCTTAAAAAAGCTTCTGTTGATTATTGATGTGCAAATATGCCATAGAAATAATAAATGACTGATCAATATAAAATGACTTTTATCTGAATACATGACACGTTAAAAACAGTCCCCTCATGCCCCAAACAGTCCCCTGTTACGATTTTTTAGAAAATCGTTAATAACTCGGAAATTACGTATAAATTCAGTGGGTCTCCTTATGtaactaaaataatagttaatttTAGTCAACATAGAACTCAGATTTTTGgcaatagttaaaaaaaattgacaggACAGCATTTGTATGGGACCTTCACGAGCTTACAGAGAATCGCCCAAATACATTTCCAATAAACATTTCTatagcgcgatgtagaaatCGCCACGCTTGGTACAGTGACATCTCTCGGGACATTTGGTTAACTAGTGGTGTCTCGCGCGGAGGTCGCACATACGTGCCAGAGTCGGTCTTGAACGCGCTCGATACTCTGcctcatgtgctctgtctactcATGGGAACAGTTTGTACACCTAATTTAATTTCTCAAAACGGGCGCTTTTTACAGTGAAGGATTGACTATTCAACAATTACCAGTCACAAAGCCAATGTATCATAAAAAATCTCAAACCCTTATATAGATTTCCAATAAACATTTCTATACCGCGATGTAGAAATTGCCACGcttggtacagcgacatctctcGGGACATTTGGTTAACTAATGGCTACCTTTCTCGCTAGCCACGCGATGCCGTCGTGTATTGAGTTGGTGTCTCGCGCAGAGGTCGCACACACGTGCCAGAGTCGGTCTTGAACGCGCTCGATACTCTGCCTCAAGTGCTCTGTCTACTCATGGGAACAGTTTGTACCCCTAATTTCTCAAAACGGGCGCTTTTTACAGTGAAGGATTGACTATTCAACAATTacatagtagagcggcgagagggtctcgggaaaagttgatgtgactggagagtatactgctgacaagtggtatcgttgtgatcggtacactttactgagtacgaaataatgacttgtcactttctcagactgtggggggttaactatgacgtcacaaagatcgcggtcccgggtttaatttttttgccaatttgtctagaaccccttatccaattttgaaaaatgaggtgtcgattgaaagcgtataacatgctgattaagatttattatatgtgaaaagtatagttttgttagttattttttaattaacaataatgcaaaaaatacgtttttttactctcttttttgatttttgtgactcaaaaaggcaatgaaaacggccacttagctaaaaaatatgttatataaatcatttaactacattattaagctatctgttgctttttgaatttctacgatcggataataaatgagcaaactacaacaaccacatacctgtaggcggggagtaccgcttgacacgcgttcccatacattcggcgtctaccaaattacacctcgcgcaaaattcgtttcaagcagatatacctctaatcttattcatcgtaacctatcaatattgatatcatttgaaagcacaattaaagtactttaaaaaacaatgtcaatcatttttttaaaatcaataatcgccagtctgtggtggttacaaaggaaaaagtgggtatgcaatttgactggtttcctaggtttgataccctagacgagtttaaaaggggaggtaaaggtgacatatgggttttttctctggcctaaaagctacacagagggtcagggagaaaaaactagggtttaagtttagttttaagttattttttcctttatttgttgattttattgtgttaaatttttttgtaattttatcaaggatacacgttggtttcttttgctaaaagttgccttttttatgagaaatgttatgaattttatggctttttccgatagagactaaaattaactttcaaataaggccacatagtcatacttttacttatataatattaagggtatgactatgtatcagtaggccacatagtcatacttttacttatataatattaagggtatgactatgtatcagtatgactatgtggccttatttgaaagttaattttagtctctatcggaaaatgccatgaaattcataacatttctcataaaaaagggaattttcagcaaaagaaaccaatgtgtatccttgataaaattacaaaaaaattaaacacaataaaatcaacaaataaaagaaaaataacttaaaactaaacttaaaccctagttttttctccctgaccctctgtatagcttttaggccagagaacaacccatatgtcacctttacctccccttttaaactcgtctagggtatcaaacctaggaaaccagtcaaattgcatacccacttttttcctttgtaaccaccacagactggcgattattgattttatgaaaatgattgacattgtttcttaaagtactttaattgtactttcaaatgataccaatattgataggttacgatgaataagattagaggtatatctgcttgaaacgaattttgcgcgaggtgtaatttggtagacgccgaatgtatgggaacgcgtgtcaagcggtactccccgcctacaggtatgtggttgtagtttgcttatttattatccgatcgtagaaatttaaaaagcaacagatagcttaataatgtagttaaatgatttatataacatattttttagctaagtggccgttttcattgcctttttgagtcacaaaaatcaaaaaagagagtaaaaaaaaaaagtattttttgcattattattaattaaaaaataactaacaaaactatactcttcacatataataaatcttaatcagcatgttatacgctttcaatcgacacctcatttttcaaaattggataaggggttctagacaaattggcaaaaaattgaaacccgggaccgcgatcttgtgacgtcatagttaaccccccacagtctgagaaagtgacaagtcattatttcgtactcagtaaagtctaccgatcacaacgataccacttgtcagcagtatactctccagtcacatcaacttcaaaactagacgactttttcaattccgccgccttactaatcAGTCACAAAGCCAATGTATCATAAAAAATCCCAAACccttatataaggtcctaatttattagatgcagatatttttacagctgatagtactcggtctctggagtatattaaaccgtgaaacattatagcttttacgatgtttttttggagaaatcggaaaacaaatttgctacgtaaaaacaccctgtttataaatgtgattattaaatgaaaactcattgaacagattctagtacctcttttacgtaccacttaactgtaactggccacttcaatgacatgtgcagttttcccgccgaacctttacgacatttacaacaaacaattgttgacatgacagacagtgttattgtgacatgtgataatgcacatgatgattttttttagacgaaattataattaatttttttgttaggaaaatgaaatcaaaaaagttacatgaaaagatttcttaatttatatttaaagttaattattttaatgtaaagtatcatgtgttaaaatatctgcaactaataaattaggaccttatatagatTTCCAATAAACATTTCTATACCGCGATGTAGAAATTGCCACGcttggtacagcgacatctctcGTGATGTTTGAAAGTTATACCTGTCTCGCTAGCCACGCGATGCCGTCGTGTATTGAGTTGGTGTCTCGCGCAGAGGTCGCACACACGTGCCAGGGTCGATCCTGCACGCGTTCCAGACACAGTGCGACTGCCAGCCGGTCCGGCGGCAGCGCGCCGGCCGCGTCAGACTTGTTGGCTAGCACGAGGAGCGGTATACGGCGTCCGCTCATGTCGGGGTGGGCAAGGACCAGCTCTAGCTCTTCTCGGGCGACCACTGGAAACAAGGCAGACAACTTGGTTTAATTTTTTGaagaaactagcttttgcccgcggcttcgctaatgataaattgcggaatgctccaacaactaacccccccccccccccccccccattttaggaaaggtGGGGGTTAGAACGATACACAAAAAGCAGTCTATGTCACTTAAACCattctttcaactatctccactaaaaaaatcacgtcaattcgtcgctctgttttgccatAAGTAAAAGATGGAAAAAACTAACAggcacacactttctcatttataatctTAGTTAGGTGCCTACATTACATCCTATGAACTATTAGGGTCCAAAAAATAACATGACTATTAGGCTATGGAGCTTAAGTATATGGCTAACTAGTGTAGTATCGCAAGTTTCTCTCTTACCAAGTCTCAAATGATCAGCAGCATCAACGACAAAGATAACCGCCTGCGCACGCCTGTAATGGCGTTCCCATAGCGCGCGAGCTCGCGCCGCTCCTGACACATCCCATGCGCTGAACGATACTCCTCCACCTGTAAACAAAATAACAACTAGTTAGAAAACTTTCTACTCATGCGTACCTTTTCGTAGTTAGGACACTTTGTAGACATACGTCTTTTGACCTTCGACTGCTTCGGGCTTAGGGAAGGGAATGGAAGTAGAAGATACTGCACTGACCCCAAATAATAGGAAAAGGGCAAAACGAATGATGCTGATTGATGACAGCTAAGAGCCTCCTCGCATCAGTGCCTTGAGCGTCGGCTCTATGGCAATTGCCAACTGCTGACGACGATGCTTCTCAGTAAATACTGACTTACAAGCCGCCTAATGGGAAGCGGTTGTCATCGCCCAATACGTAGCCAACATCTTAGAAGCCACTTAAGTACTTATACTGCCGAATAttgaaaacattaaataaatacactttTCAAGAACTTCGTATCGAAACAAAGGAAACACTTCAGGAAATAACTCATATCGCTTTTTCTGTATGCGGCATGTATCTAAGAAGTGAGAGATTTTCACTCTCTTCACTCTTCTTCGACAGTTTTTCACAGtttttcgacgaccggtctggcgcagtcggtagtgaccctgcctgctacgccgcggtcccgggttcgaatcccggtaagggcatttctttgtgtgatgagcacagatatttgttcctgagtcatggatgttttctatgtaagtatataagtatttatatattatatatatcgttgtctgagtacccacaacacaagccttcttgagcttaccgtgggcctcagtcaatctgtgtaagaatgtcctataaaatttatttatttattattattattattcttcacCTTATCTTATATATAAGTAGCTTAACTTGTAATTGTGGACTGAATAAAACTACATTCGACAGAAGCGAGTTGTCCTTTAGCCCtcacatcacatggcgaccctgccagaaTTGTAGTTTGAATGCAACACCTCGCACAATGCTTCACCTGACACTACAGGAATATGTGGTGATGGAATAGCGTACTCTGAAAGTGTTCAACATTCGGCTGGAGctgcgccggcggcggcgcccCAGCAGGGTCTGGAGGCCGCAGCGCCCGCAGCAGCGAGGTCTTGCCGGCGCGGTCCAGCCCCAACACCAGCACTGGCGCCGACACGCGGGTCCGCCCGCCCAGCCAGGATGATATGGCGTCCATGAGACCCATTGTGCCTGGAATTATGAATCAAATATGCATATATTGAGAATGTGAGATACGACACTCCTAATAAACTTTACACATAATATAGGTACACCTAGTACTTATACCTACTACCTTATTTAAACAATGAAACAGTGCACTTGGCATCTGGCGTACCTACCTCGCGCTcttacattaaaaaaaccggccaagagcgtgtcgggccacgctcagtgtagggttccgtagttttccgtatttttctcaaaaactactgaacctatcaagttcaaaataattttcctagaaagtctttataaagttctacttttgtgatttttttcaaattttttaaacatatggttcaaaagttagaggggggggacgcacttttttttcctttaggagcgattatttcctaaaatattgatattatcaaaaaacgatattagtaaacccttattcgtttttgaatacctatccaacaatatatcacacgttgggcttggaatgaaaaaaaaaatcagcccccactttacatgtaggggggataccctaataaaatatttttttccatattttatttttgcactttgttggcgtgattgatatatattggtaccaaatttcagctttctagtgcttacggttactgagattatccgcggacggacggacggacggacggacagacagacatggcgaaactataagggttcctagttgactacggaaccctaaaaagggcaATTGACCTTGTAGGGTCGGGCGCAGTCCACCATTGAAAGGTGCAAGTCGCGTTCTTAcattaataaccacaaaattaaaattttgaaaaaaaacccccgacatactggaccgattttcatgaaacatggctaagaacactcccgactaattcagctttcaaacaaaaacaaactaaatataaatcggtccatccgttcgggagctacgatgccacagacacacacagagacagacatagacagacagacacgtgaaacttataacatcccatcgtttttgcgtcgggggttaaataggGCACTGATCGGACGCAGCCCGACCAGGGAGAATAAAGTATAAAGGAGGAACATCTGTCGAAGTACAAcaatcgcaaaaatgaccggctgaggccttgtaattgcagttacaaatctctccgcttggagtgcatgtctcgctcaatgatcagcgatgtgacatgacattaggcgtcatccatatattacgtcacagtgtaagggggagggggggggtcatactaaatgtgacaatccctgttaaagggatacaaaaaagcgtgacatagggggggggggggaggggtccaaaaacctgaaatttggtgtgacgtaatatgtggatgatcccttagacgttcttttctctaggctgatttcgtcagactgaccaagtcaagacgtagtcccgtggtagtgcgctggtcttcgtacgcagatgttctcgggttcgattctgacagcgatctttttgctttttgtttttttttttacattaattttctttttgtgtattttatttgtgtttatttattgttttattcagacaaatgttaatttaagcctttttacattgtttgccccatcttaggattcttaggtaatgttgtaagtcttgcgaatgaaatttcgaaaagttgtaacaaaacaaaatatttttggacattaaaaaaataaaagaattcaagaaaaatattagtagaaaaaaataaaaaagatctcatcaggatttgaacccgggacctcttgctccgtaggcggggtcactaccgagaaggctaagagattgtcaaacccttatgtacctgctattgcagcgccacctatcttttcctttatatgtgcacttctgatacttaaagctttcgctccttatgTTTCTAATCTCCATAATAACTTACTTAATGACACACAtggacattttcagaatttgggtccccccaattagcgtaagtcgttaacaaaaattaactcgatgttaCTTTTGTCCTGGTTAACTTTTTATACTAGTCTTTACAAAGAAACAAGTGTATTGGTACTTTGCATTAATTGTTGCACACAAAATAGAAAACCTTAAAATTTGCTGGTATaagtatattaatttataacaaaAACTCACccg from Leguminivora glycinivorella isolate SPB_JAAS2020 chromosome 22, LegGlyc_1.1, whole genome shotgun sequence includes the following:
- the LOC125238003 gene encoding ADP-ribosylation factor-like protein 6 codes for the protein MGLMDAISSWLGGRTRVSAPVLVLGLDRAGKTSLLRALRPPDPAGAPPPAQLQPNVEHFQSGGVSFSAWDVSGAARARALWERHYRRAQAVIFVVDAADHLRLVVAREELELVLAHPDMSGRRIPLLVLANKSDAAGALPPDRLAVALCLERVQDRPWHVCATSARDTNSIHDGIAWLARQVREIHTPARDH